The following are from one region of the Muntiacus reevesi chromosome 3, mMunRee1.1, whole genome shotgun sequence genome:
- the EPCAM gene encoding epithelial cell adhesion molecule encodes MALRQALAFGLLVAAATAAVAAAQQGCVCENYKLTTNCSMNAYGQCQCISVGTQHSVICTKLAAKCLVMKAEMSHSKSGRRRKPEGAIQNNDGLYDPECDDKGLFKAKQCNGTSTCWCVNTAGVRRTDKDSEISCSEPVRTYWIIIELKHKTREKPYDLQSLQSALKEVITSRYQLDPKYITNILYENDVITIDLVQNSSQKTQNDVDIADVAYYFEKDVKDESLFHSKRMDLKVNGELLDLDPSRTSIYYVDEKPPEFSMQGLQAGIIAVIVVVVVAIIAGIIVLVVSRKKRMAKYEKAEIKEMGEMHRELNA; translated from the exons ATGGCGCTCCGCCAGGCCCTCGCTTTCGGGCTCCTGGTCGCCGCGGCGACGGCGGCGGTGGCCGCAGCCCAGCAAG GATGTGTGTGTGAAAACTACAAACTGACCACAAACTGCTCTATGAATGCGTATGGTCAGTGCCAGTGTATTTCAGTCGGTACACAACATTCCGTCATTTGCACAAAAT TGGCTGCTAAATGCTTGGTGATGAAGGCAGAAATGAGTCACTCAAAGTCCGGGAGAAGACGGAAACCAGAGGGCGCCATCCAGAATAATGACGGGCTCTATGATCCTGAGTGTGATGACAAGGGGCTCTTTAAAGCCAAGCAGTGCAACGGCACCTCCACATGCTGGTGTGTGAACACAGCTGGGGTCCGAAGAACCGATAAGGACAGTGAAATCTCCTGCTCCGAACCAGTGAGGACCTA CTGGATCATCATTgaactaaaacacaaaacaagggAAAAACCTTATGATCTTCAAAGTTTGCAGTC TGCACTCAAGGAGGTAATCACAAGTCGTTATCAACTGGAtccaaaatatatcacaaatattCTG tatgAGAACGATGTTATCACTATTGATCTGGTACAAAATTCTTCTCAGAAAACTCAGAATGATGTGGATATTGCTGATGTGgcttattattttgaaaaagat GTTAAAGATGAATCCTTGTTCCATTCCAAAAGGATGGACCTGAAAGTAAATGGCGAACTACTGGATCTGGATCCCAGTCGAACTTCAATTTACTATGTTGATGAAAAACCACCTGAATTTTCAATGCAGGGTCTACAAGCTGGTATAATTGCTGTCATCGTGGTTGTGGTAGTAGCAATTATTGCTGGAATCATTGTCTTG gttgtttccagaaagaaaagaatggcaaaGTATGAAAA